The Clostridia bacterium genome segment CTCAAGAGTAGAGCGAAAATCAACCTCACTTCGCTTGAAATTAGGAGTATTGACATTAGTCAAATTATTAGTTAACACCGTATGCCTCAGGGCACTACCAGTCATTGCTTTTTCCAATAAATTTATTAACTCCGTAGTTTTCATAAATATTCACGTCCCGAGCACAAATATGTTTTTTCGACACTTAAATATACTTTCTAGCTATTTCACCAAAATCCTTTTTTAAAAATATTTTTTTTCCAATTATATACCTTTTCTCAAAAAAAAATACTTAGTTTTTCACATAAAAAAACGGGTGTTTTCACACCCGTTAATTTACTAAGGTAATCTAACCTTAGCCAATTCTTCTAGTAAATTTTCATTAAGAATCCTAATATAGGTTCCTTTCATTCCCAATGATTTAGACTCAATTACACCAGCACTTTCAAATTTACGCAGAGCATTTACAATCACAGAGCGAGTAATACCAACTCGATCGGCAATTTTGCTAGCTACTAAAAGCCCTTCTTTACCATCTAGTTCTGCAAAAATGTGTTCAATGGCTTCTAATTCAGAATAAGAAAGAGTTTCAATGGCAATTTGCACTGCAGCTTTTCTTCTAGCTTCCTCTTCAATGCGTTCTGCTTTTGAACGTAAAATTTCCATACCAATAACTGTAGCCCCATACTCACCCAAAATTAAATCCTGATGATTAAATTCATTTTCATATTTAATTAATAATAATGTACCTTGTCGTTCCCCACCACCCATAATTGGAATAACTGTGGTAACTTTGTGTTCAAAATCGCAATCATATTCATCACTAAATACACAGTCACCCATTTCTTTTTCCAAATTAGCATAAGTTTGGGTTATTCTCATCAACATTTCATTATAGGCTTCTGGGAATCTACCAGCATTAAATACTAGATCTTCTACAGCTGCACAATTAAAACCATCCATAAAAGCATAACCTAAAATTTTACCACGTCTACCGACAATAAAAATATTACAATCAACTAAATCACTTAATACTTTAGCCATCTCCGTAAATTCTACCGGGTTACCGGCGGTCTTTTGCAAGAGCTTATTAACTGTACGTGTTTTTTCCAAAAGCATTTCCATTTATTTTTCCCCCTCATTATAATTTACAAACTACAACGGACCAATTACTTGTTTGTACATAGTCATCATCAATATCATTTTTTTGTGCTCTTTAAGGTGCAATAAATAGTATTCCCTAATTAGATGCAACCAATAAGCACCAACATTTTTATTTGACTATTTACAGTATACGCAATTTCTATGATCTCTGCAATAACATTTTCAGTAAATTCTAGCAATACCCCCTTGTAATTATATTTCCACTGCTTATAAAAATGCAAAAAGGCACTTTTTTTTGTCGGCCCGTTATTATAATTTTAAATGTTGTTTACACACCTCCCCTAGAAATATCCGAGCCGCTTGCATGATTATCATTTAGTTTATCCTCAATTTCAGATATATTATTTCTTTTGGCTCTTGGATGAGCCGCGTAATAAACCTTACGCAATTTTCCTCTAGAAACATGAGTATAGATTTGTGTAGAAGAAATTTTTTTATGACCCAAAAGTTCTTGAACAACACGTAAATCGGCACCATGATCCAAAAGATGAGTAGCAAAACTATGCCGAAAACCGTGTGGTGAAAGAATTTCTTTTACCCCAGCTAGACGGCAATATTTTTTTACCAAAGTCCTTACCGAGCGATCAGAAAGGCGTCCTCCTCTTTGATTGACAAATAAAGCCTTTTCATGTGGACGAGACCAAAGTGGACGAGCAATTGTTAAGTATTTATTAATTGCCTTGATCGTCTGCTTCCCAACAGGAACAATCCTTTCACGATTACCTTTACCCCAAACCTGTAAAAAACCGTAGGATAAATCTAAACTATCAATGTCTAAACTTACTAATTCACTAACACGTATACCTGAACCATATAATAATTCCAAAATTGCCTTATCTCTAAGACCTGCTTTACCGGGAAAAGGTTGGTTTAACACCTTTTCCATATCTGCTTCATCTAAATAATCGGGTAATTTACGAGTTATTTTAGGACTGGAAACTAAAGCTAAAGGATTTTGTTTAATGATTCCCTTTTTTAACAAATAACGAAAAAAACTTTTTAAAGCCGCTAAACGCCGGGCGATCGTATTTTGACTAAGTTTTTTATCATTTAAATAAACTAGGTACTTTCTGACAAGCTGATGAGTAATTGTTTTAATTTCTAAAGATAGTATATCATATTTCAATTCATTTTCTAAATAATTAAAGAAATCATTCCAATCATTATTATACGCCTTTATTGTTGCTTGTGCCATATTTTTTTCACTTTCCAAATAACTAAAAAAATTATCTACCGAAGAAATTAGCTGCATGCTTTCACTTCCCTTATTTAATCAGCTACATTTTCCGTAAAATCACATTTTTGATTATAACAAACATAACGTGAACCTTGTCGGGCACTTTTTTTCAACAACAAAATTTGTCCACAATCCGGACATTTTTTATTCACTGGTTCATCCCAAGAAACAAAATCACATTGAGGATAATTACTACAACCATAAAAACGTCTGCCTTTTTTAGAACGGCGCACTACGATTTGTCCATCAGAACACAATGGACAAGCAACCCCAATATTTACTAATAGAGATTTTGTATTCCGACATTCCGGAAAACCCGGACAAGCTAAAAACTTACCATAACGACCTTGTTTAATTACTAAATTACGTCCACATTTTTCGCAAACTTCATCTGATACTTCATCTTCAACTTTAATTTGTTCAATTTTTTGATCAGCTATCTTTAAATCTGCCGCAAAATCAGCAAAGAAATCTTCTATTACCTTTTTCCATTCCGCACTACCTTCTTCAATAGCATCTAATTGATTTTCTAGATTAGCAGTAAATTCCAAATCAACAATATCCGTAAAGTATTCTTTTAATAAATCAACAACCAAAACACCTAATTCCGTAGGCACAAAACGTCTTTTCTCCTTGTGTACATATCCCCGGGAAACAATAGTAGCCAAAATGGGGGCATAAGTACTCGGTCTGCCTATACCTTTTTCCTCTAAAGTTTTAATTAATGTAGCTTCTGTATACCGCGGTGGTGGTTGAGTAAAATGCTGTTTAGGATTCAATTTTTTAAGGGCTAATTCTTCTTTAACTACTAATGCCGGAAAAGTTTTTTCATCATTTTTTTCAAGTTCATCTTTACCCTCAACATATATTTTCCGATAACCAGGAAAAACAAGCTTAGAACTAATTGCCCTAAATAAATACTGTTTTACTTTAAAATCAATCGAAGTAATTTCAATTAAAGCAGGATTTAATTGGGAAGCCAAAAAACGCTCCCAAATTAATTTATAAAGCAAATATTGATCTTTACTTAAATGGGCCTTAATTTTATTAGGTTCCCGCTTAATAGATGTAGGCCTGATAGCCTCATGAGCATCTTGTGCACGGTTTTTACGTACATAAATACGCGGCTTTTTAGGTAAATATTCCTTACCCAAATTCTTTAAAATATAATCCCTAGTTTCCGCCAAAGCCTGAGCACTAATCCTTGTGGAATCTGTACGCATATAAGTAATTAATCCCAAAAAACCATCTTTTTTGCCTAAATCAATTCCTTCATAAAGTTGTTGGGCAATAACCATTGTTTTACGAGCTGTAAAATTTAATTTACGATAAGCTTCTTGCTGCAGAGTACTTGTCATAAAAGGTGGCAGAGGATTCTTTTTTTGCACCCTTTGATTTACCTTTTCTACCAGAAAAGGCTGTTTACCTATCTCCTTGATAATTTTTTTTACTTGCTCCTCATTTTTTAATTCAGCCTTTTTATTACCAATCTTATGCAGTTTAGCCTCTAAAATGTACTCACCCTTTTTTAATTCCGCGGTTAATGACCAATATTCCTCAGGTTGAAAATTCTTGATTTCAGTTTCCCGATCACAAATTAAACGCACCACAACCGATTGTACCCGCCCAGCACTTAGACCTCGTTTGATTTTCCGCCACAAAAGTGGACTTAATTTATAGCCGACAATGCGGTCTAACACTCTTCTAGCTTGCTGAGCATTTACACGATACAAGTCTATTTGTCTGGGATTTTTTAAAGCTTCCCCCACCTTTTCCTTAGTTATTTCGTTAAATTCGATACGACAGTTTTGTTCACAGGGAATTTTTAATGCTGTTTGAATATGCCAGGCAATAGCCTCCCCTTCCCGATCTGGGTCAGTAGCTAATAAAACTTGACTACTTTTTTTAGCTAAATCACGTAATTCTTGTAATACTTTCCCTTTACCGCGAATAGTTATATATTTTACCTGTAAATCATTTTCCAAATCAATACCAAATTGACTTTTCGGTAAATCACGAACATGCCCCAGAGAAGCCTTAACCACATACTTTTTACCCAAATATTTGCTAATGGTTCTCGCCTTAGCCGGAGATTCCACAACTACTAATGTTTTTCCCACCGCAGATCACCTCATTAAATTTATTCTCAAATTCTCACATAATATTCCCCGGGGAGTTGTTTTATTAACCCCTTTTTTTCTAATTGATGCAAAGACCGCAAGACTCCTTCCCGTTTTTGTTGATAATTTTTTAAAATAAATTTTAAATCTACTGGTTCCCAAGCCACCAAATTATAAACTATTTTATCAGCTTCCCTTATTTTTTTAGCTTTTTCTTGCTGCTGATGATAAAAAATATTTTGATATTCATAACCTAATTCGGCCAAAACGTCTTGAGCATGAAGAACCAATTTAGCCCCCTGCTGAATTAATCTTAAAGGTCCTATACTATTTGGACTAGTAACCGGTCCGGGCAAAGCAAAAACATCTTTACCCTGTTCCAAAGCAAAATCACAAGTAATCAAGGAACCACTACGTGCACGTGCCTCGATCACTAAAACTCCCAAACTCAAACCACTAATAATACGATTTCGAGCCGGAAAATGATAACTAAGTGGTTCGGTACCAGGAGGATATTCACTAATCAACAAACCCGCCCTGCTTATTTCTTCCAAAAGACGTTTGTTTTCTGGTGGATAAGGGCAATCCAAACCAGAACCCAAAACAGCAATGGTAGCCCCCTTTTTTTCCAGAGTACCCTGATGTGCAGCAGTATCAATGCCCCGTGCCAAACCACTAATTATAACTAAACCCTCTTTACATAATTCCCCAGCCATTAACCTAGCCTGTGTAAGTCCATAGGTTGTAGGACGACGCGAACCAACAATTGCCACACCCTTTCTTTTTAATAAAGAAAGTTGTCCACAATAATAAAGAATACAGGGAACATCAGAAATTTGCAACAAAGCAGCCGGAAAATTTTCTGATAAGCGAGATATTGCACTAATGCCTTGTCGATAATATGCCTCCACTAAGTCTTGAGGCTCAATGGTTTTCCTTTCTTCTAAAAAAAAAGTAAACTTTTCTTTTGGTAAAAAATCCAAGCCAGTATAATTTTGCCAGGCAGCCCGAAAAGAACCAAACTTTTCTTGGATTTTCATAAAATATTTATTTAATGATGTTTTAAAAATTTTATGGAAAGCCAGCATATATTTTAAATCCTGCTGCACAACAAGCCCCCCTTTTCATTAAAAAAAGGATAGAAATCACTATCCCTTTAAACAAATTCTTTCATTTCACCGGGATTTAAAATTAATCCCTTTAAACCTCTGTCTATTAAACCTTGTAGAAAAACTTGTGGATCCTGCTTAATTAAAGGAAACGTATTATAATGCATGGGTATAGTAATTTCCGCCTGTAACCATTCTGCAGCCGTCAAGGCTTCCTCAGGGCCCATAACAAAATTATCCCCAATAGGTAACAAAGCACATGTTAATTGATGTTTGGCCCCAATTAATTGCAGATCACTGAAAAGAGCTGTATCCCCGGCATGATAAATCACGGCCCCCTCCATTTGAATAACAAATCCACAAGCAACCCCTGCATAAATAATTTCTTGAGAAGTAATAATAGCCGAACTATGAATTGCCGGTGTGACAAACAGTTTCCCAAAAGAAAATTGTCTTGACCCACCAGGATTCATAGGAGCAACCTCAATTCCTTGTTGGGCACAGTAATGGGCCAATTCATTAGGGGCAATAATTGTTGCACCTGTTCTTTTGGCAATTTCCAAAGCATCCCCAAAATGATCATCATGCCCATGAGTAACTAAAATATAAGTAGGTTTAACTTCCTCAGGCTGAACATCAGCCAAAGGATTATCCCTTAGAAAGGGATCAATTAAAAGGTTCTCTTTAGCACCGACTAAACTAAAACAAGCATGTCCATGAAAAATTAATTTTAGCATCAGTCATCACCCCAATTCTTTATGCACCATTATAATCTTAAATTATTAGTCAGTCAAATGCATTTACCTTTTTTTAGCAATTAGAAAAGGCAGCCGCCGTGCGACTGCCTTCAAGTAATTACTTAGTACTGATTCCCGCTTGCTGACCTATTTCACTTAAACTAGCTGGGGCTTGACCAAATTGTTCACGTGAAGCTTGATAGGTATCAGGCCTCATGGTAGCTACACTAGAAAGCGAACCACCTGACATCATACCCATTCCAGACGGACTTTGAGCACCAGTAAATTGCTTAGCACCCTGGTAAGAACCCGATGACATAGTGGACGGACTAAAGACTCCACCTGAACCGAACATAGGTGTCTGTGTCTGACTAGGTGAATAGTTTTGCTGGTACAGTGAACCTGAAATGCTTTGTAAATTATTTAAGCTTTCCTGACATATTTGCTGTACCCTTTGCAATTGTTGAGCTACATGTGATTCACCCTGTGCAATTTGCATTAATTTTTGATGCGTATTTTCTTCGGATTGCCTCAATTGACCGAGAAGCTGATTCACATGACTCATTTTCTGTTGTACTTGTTGAATTTGATTATGAACCATAAATAAACCTCCTTAAGTTATCTTCAGGAATAGCTTATACGGCTAAAGGGAGCCCTATACATGGTTTTTTATGGTAATAATCTATTCATAGAACAAATTCTTTTTAATAAATAAACGTAAGACACCAATAATTAAAAAACCAATTATGGTTAAACCAAGCCAAGTATAAAGATTAAAATCCGGAAAAAAATAGGAACTTTTTTGATAACGAATGAGCACAAGATAAAGAACCAATCCCCAGGTTAACAAATCCAAAAGTCTAATTTTCATGGAAAAAGCATTTAAAATGGAATCATACCATTTCCATAAACGCACAGATATTGATAAACCTAGAAATAAAAATAACCACGTCATGAAATCACCCCAATTGACAGATTACCCTTTTTCCTTTATAATAAAGTCGCAGTAGCGGGGGTATAGCTCAATTGGTAGAGTAGCGGACTCCAAATCCGTTGGTTGAGGGTTCAAGTCCTTCTGCCCCCGCCAAATATGATAAATAACCCTATGCTATTTTTAGCATAGGGCTTTTTTTATACTTCGCTCTCCTGCCGGGCTTGATCAATAATTTCCTGAGCAATTTGAGCCGGAACATCTTCATATTGGGCAAATTCCATTCTAAAACTACCCCGCCCCTGAGTAATTGATTTTAAATCAATAGCATAGCGATACATTTCGGCAAGTGGTACCTGGGCTTTTATCACTTGATTTTTTTTGCCAGCCTCCATACCTAATACACGCCCTCTTTTACTATTTAAATCACTAATAATATCACCCATAAATTGTTCGGGAACTGCAATTTCCACATTCATAATTGGTTCTAATAAAATGGGCTTAGCTTGTTCCACACCCTTTTTAAAACAAACCCGTGCCGCAATTTTAAAAGAAAGTTCCGAGGAATCAACTTCATGATAAGAACCATCAAAAAGAGTAACCTTAAGATTAGTCATGGGATAACCAGCAACAACCCCTTCCTCCATGGCCTCCACGACTCCTTTTTCCACAGCGGGATGATAATTTTTGGGTACCGCCCCCCCAAAAATAGTTTCGGCAAATTCAAATTCCGCTTCAGCTAAAGGTTCAAAACGGAGTTTAACATGACCATATTGTCCATGACCACCGGATTGTTTACGATGGCGATATTCATATTCAGCAGTACCACGAATAGTTTCACGATAAGGTACCCGTGGGGTACGTGTAAGTGCTTCTACACCAAATTTATCCCGTAATCTTTCCAAAACGATATCAATTTGCATTTCCCCAATACCGGTTAAAATAGTTTCTTTAGTTTCCGCATTTTTTTCCAAACGTAAAGTAGGATCCTCCTCTACTAATCTTGCTAAAGCTACACCGACTTTTTCCTCATCATT includes the following:
- the codY gene encoding GTP-sensing pleiotropic transcriptional regulator CodY, whose protein sequence is MEMLLEKTRTVNKLLQKTAGNPVEFTEMAKVLSDLVDCNIFIVGRRGKILGYAFMDGFNCAAVEDLVFNAGRFPEAYNEMLMRITQTYANLEKEMGDCVFSDEYDCDFEHKVTTVIPIMGGGERQGTLLLIKYENEFNHQDLILGEYGATVIGMEILRSKAERIEEEARRKAAVQIAIETLSYSELEAIEHIFAELDGKEGLLVASKIADRVGITRSVIVNALRKFESAGVIESKSLGMKGTYIRILNENLLEELAKVRLP
- the xerC gene encoding tyrosine recombinase XerC — its product is MQLISSVDNFFSYLESEKNMAQATIKAYNNDWNDFFNYLENELKYDILSLEIKTITHQLVRKYLVYLNDKKLSQNTIARRLAALKSFFRYLLKKGIIKQNPLALVSSPKITRKLPDYLDEADMEKVLNQPFPGKAGLRDKAILELLYGSGIRVSELVSLDIDSLDLSYGFLQVWGKGNRERIVPVGKQTIKAINKYLTIARPLWSRPHEKALFVNQRGGRLSDRSVRTLVKKYCRLAGVKEILSPHGFRHSFATHLLDHGADLRVVQELLGHKKISSTQIYTHVSRGKLRKVYYAAHPRAKRNNISEIEDKLNDNHASGSDISRGGV
- a CDS encoding flagellar basal body rod protein FlgB, yielding MKTTELINLLEKAMTGSALRHTVLTNNLTNVNTPNFKRSEVDFRSTLE
- the topA gene encoding type I DNA topoisomerase; translation: MGKTLVVVESPAKARTISKYLGKKYVVKASLGHVRDLPKSQFGIDLENDLQVKYITIRGKGKVLQELRDLAKKSSQVLLATDPDREGEAIAWHIQTALKIPCEQNCRIEFNEITKEKVGEALKNPRQIDLYRVNAQQARRVLDRIVGYKLSPLLWRKIKRGLSAGRVQSVVVRLICDRETEIKNFQPEEYWSLTAELKKGEYILEAKLHKIGNKKAELKNEEQVKKIIKEIGKQPFLVEKVNQRVQKKNPLPPFMTSTLQQEAYRKLNFTARKTMVIAQQLYEGIDLGKKDGFLGLITYMRTDSTRISAQALAETRDYILKNLGKEYLPKKPRIYVRKNRAQDAHEAIRPTSIKREPNKIKAHLSKDQYLLYKLIWERFLASQLNPALIEITSIDFKVKQYLFRAISSKLVFPGYRKIYVEGKDELEKNDEKTFPALVVKEELALKKLNPKQHFTQPPPRYTEATLIKTLEEKGIGRPSTYAPILATIVSRGYVHKEKRRFVPTELGVLVVDLLKEYFTDIVDLEFTANLENQLDAIEEGSAEWKKVIEDFFADFAADLKIADQKIEQIKVEDEVSDEVCEKCGRNLVIKQGRYGKFLACPGFPECRNTKSLLVNIGVACPLCSDGQIVVRRSKKGRRFYGCSNYPQCDFVSWDEPVNKKCPDCGQILLLKKSARQGSRYVCYNQKCDFTENVAD
- the dprA gene encoding DNA-protecting protein DprA yields the protein MLAFHKIFKTSLNKYFMKIQEKFGSFRAAWQNYTGLDFLPKEKFTFFLEERKTIEPQDLVEAYYRQGISAISRLSENFPAALLQISDVPCILYYCGQLSLLKRKGVAIVGSRRPTTYGLTQARLMAGELCKEGLVIISGLARGIDTAAHQGTLEKKGATIAVLGSGLDCPYPPENKRLLEEISRAGLLISEYPPGTEPLSYHFPARNRIISGLSLGVLVIEARARSGSLITCDFALEQGKDVFALPGPVTSPNSIGPLRLIQQGAKLVLHAQDVLAELGYEYQNIFYHQQQEKAKKIREADKIVYNLVAWEPVDLKFILKNYQQKREGVLRSLHQLEKKGLIKQLPGEYYVRI
- a CDS encoding metal-dependent hydrolase; the encoded protein is MLKLIFHGHACFSLVGAKENLLIDPFLRDNPLADVQPEEVKPTYILVTHGHDDHFGDALEIAKRTGATIIAPNELAHYCAQQGIEVAPMNPGGSRQFSFGKLFVTPAIHSSAIITSQEIIYAGVACGFVIQMEGAVIYHAGDTALFSDLQLIGAKHQLTCALLPIGDNFVMGPEEALTAAEWLQAEITIPMHYNTFPLIKQDPQVFLQGLIDRGLKGLILNPGEMKEFV